A single genomic interval of Electrophorus electricus isolate fEleEle1 chromosome 4, fEleEle1.pri, whole genome shotgun sequence harbors:
- the def8 gene encoding differentially expressed in FDCP 8 homolog isoform X2 → MLCCDIYAEVRPELFSGEPKSQSSDRAMDLGLAEDHFSRPVGSFVASDIEQLKQAIEECKRLILELPEHSERQKDTVVKLIHLRLKLQELKDPEEDEPNLRILLEHRFSKEKSKSVKQTCDKCSTIIWGLIQTWYTCTGCYYRCHSKCMNLITKPCVRSKVSHQSEYELSICPEVGLDKQDYRCTECRSPVSLRGVPSEARQCDYTGQYYCSSCHWNDTAIIPARVIHNWEFEPKKVCRSSMRYLALMISRPVLKLKEINPLLFNFVEELVEIRKLRQDILLMKPYFITCKEAMEARLLLQLQDRQHFVENDDMYSLQDLIDISSGRLSCSLTEIHTTFAKHIKLDCERCQAKGFVCELCKEGDILFPFDSHTSVCQDCSAVFHRDCYYDNSTTCPRCARMTERKQEEVEL, encoded by the exons ATGTTGTGCTGTGACATCTATGCAG AGGTAAGGCCGGAGCTATTCTCTGGTGAGCCAAAAAGCCAGAGCTCTGACCGAGCCATGGACCTGGGGCTGGCTGAGGACCATTTCTCTCGACCCGTG GGTTCTTTTGTGGCATCAGACATAGAGCAGCTGAAGCAGGCGATAGAGGAGTGTAAGAGACTGATCCTAGAGCTACCAGAGCACTctgagagacagaaggacaCTGTGGTCAAACTAATCCACCTGCGACTCAAACTACAGGAGCTGAAG GACCCAGAAGAGGATGAGCCCAACCTGCGCATCCTTCTGGAGCATCGCTTCTCCAAGGAGAAGAGCAAGAGTGTTAAACAGACCTGTGACAAGTGCAGCACCATCATCTGGGGTCTTATTCAGACCTGGTACACCTGCACAG GGTGCTACTACCGTTGCCATAGTAAGTGCATGAACCTCATCACTAAGCCTTGTGTGAGGTCCAAGGTGAGTCACCAGTCGGAGTATGAGCTGAGCATCTGCCCTGAGGTCGGTCTGGACAAACAGGACTATAGATGTACCGAGTGCAGATCGCCGGTCTCACTCA GGGGCGTCCCTAGTGAGGCGAGGCAGTGTGACTACACTGGGCAGTACTACTGCAGCAGCTGCCACTGGAATGACACTGCCATAATTCCTGCTCGTGTCATCCACAATTGGGAGTTTGAGCCCAAGAAG GTGTGTCGCTCGTCCATGCGATACCTGGCTCTGATGATCTCCCGGCCTGTGCTCAAGCTAAAGGAGATAAACCCACTGCTCTTTAACTTTGTGGAGGAACTGGTGGAAATCAGG AAGCTGCGTCAAGACATTTTGCTGATGAAGCCCTATTTCATCACCTGTAAGGAAGCCATGGAAGCCAGACTGCTGTTACAG CTACAGGATCGGCAGCACTTTGTGGAGAACGATGACATGTACAGTCTCCAGGACCTGATTGACATCTCCAGTGGTCGCCTCAGCTGCTCTCTCACTGAGATTCACACCACCTTTGCCAAGCACATTAAACTGGACTGTGAG AGATGCCAGGCCaaaggctttgtgtgtgagCTCTGTAAGGAGGGGGACATTCTCTTCCCGTTTGACAGCCACACCTCTGTATGTCAGGACTGCTCTGCCGTTTTCCACAG GGACTGCTACTATGACAACTCTACAACTTGTCCGCGGTGTGCAAGGATGACTGAGCGTaagcaggaggaggtggagttgTAG
- the def8 gene encoding differentially expressed in FDCP 8 homolog isoform X1, giving the protein MEYDERLARFRQGHVNPFDRGENDGTTDRKDTPKLEVRPELFSGEPKSQSSDRAMDLGLAEDHFSRPVGSFVASDIEQLKQAIEECKRLILELPEHSERQKDTVVKLIHLRLKLQELKDPEEDEPNLRILLEHRFSKEKSKSVKQTCDKCSTIIWGLIQTWYTCTGCYYRCHSKCMNLITKPCVRSKVSHQSEYELSICPEVGLDKQDYRCTECRSPVSLRGVPSEARQCDYTGQYYCSSCHWNDTAIIPARVIHNWEFEPKKVCRSSMRYLALMISRPVLKLKEINPLLFNFVEELVEIRKLRQDILLMKPYFITCKEAMEARLLLQLQDRQHFVENDDMYSLQDLIDISSGRLSCSLTEIHTTFAKHIKLDCERCQAKGFVCELCKEGDILFPFDSHTSVCQDCSAVFHRDCYYDNSTTCPRCARMTERKQEEVEL; this is encoded by the exons ATGGAATACGATGAGAGGCTTGCCCGCTTTCGTCAGGGTCATGTCAACCCATTTGACAGGGGAGAAAATGATGGGACCACAGACAGAAAAGATACACCAAAGCTTG AGGTAAGGCCGGAGCTATTCTCTGGTGAGCCAAAAAGCCAGAGCTCTGACCGAGCCATGGACCTGGGGCTGGCTGAGGACCATTTCTCTCGACCCGTG GGTTCTTTTGTGGCATCAGACATAGAGCAGCTGAAGCAGGCGATAGAGGAGTGTAAGAGACTGATCCTAGAGCTACCAGAGCACTctgagagacagaaggacaCTGTGGTCAAACTAATCCACCTGCGACTCAAACTACAGGAGCTGAAG GACCCAGAAGAGGATGAGCCCAACCTGCGCATCCTTCTGGAGCATCGCTTCTCCAAGGAGAAGAGCAAGAGTGTTAAACAGACCTGTGACAAGTGCAGCACCATCATCTGGGGTCTTATTCAGACCTGGTACACCTGCACAG GGTGCTACTACCGTTGCCATAGTAAGTGCATGAACCTCATCACTAAGCCTTGTGTGAGGTCCAAGGTGAGTCACCAGTCGGAGTATGAGCTGAGCATCTGCCCTGAGGTCGGTCTGGACAAACAGGACTATAGATGTACCGAGTGCAGATCGCCGGTCTCACTCA GGGGCGTCCCTAGTGAGGCGAGGCAGTGTGACTACACTGGGCAGTACTACTGCAGCAGCTGCCACTGGAATGACACTGCCATAATTCCTGCTCGTGTCATCCACAATTGGGAGTTTGAGCCCAAGAAG GTGTGTCGCTCGTCCATGCGATACCTGGCTCTGATGATCTCCCGGCCTGTGCTCAAGCTAAAGGAGATAAACCCACTGCTCTTTAACTTTGTGGAGGAACTGGTGGAAATCAGG AAGCTGCGTCAAGACATTTTGCTGATGAAGCCCTATTTCATCACCTGTAAGGAAGCCATGGAAGCCAGACTGCTGTTACAG CTACAGGATCGGCAGCACTTTGTGGAGAACGATGACATGTACAGTCTCCAGGACCTGATTGACATCTCCAGTGGTCGCCTCAGCTGCTCTCTCACTGAGATTCACACCACCTTTGCCAAGCACATTAAACTGGACTGTGAG AGATGCCAGGCCaaaggctttgtgtgtgagCTCTGTAAGGAGGGGGACATTCTCTTCCCGTTTGACAGCCACACCTCTGTATGTCAGGACTGCTCTGCCGTTTTCCACAG GGACTGCTACTATGACAACTCTACAACTTGTCCGCGGTGTGCAAGGATGACTGAGCGTaagcaggaggaggtggagttgTAG